TGATTAATATTGTCGCCCTGGTTTTTTTTATTAAGCGCTTTAAAAGCCAGAGCGTACATCTGAATCTGTTTCATCATAGCCGAAAGGCCGTTCTTTCTTGTTGGGGAGAGATGACTGTCGATTCCAATTCGCCTGAAAAAATCGGGAGGATTCTCCAGTATTTCCTCCGGAGTATGGCCGGAATAGACTCTTATCAAAAGTGCAATTAATCCCTTAACAATCGAAGCGTCACTATCAGCTTCGAAATAGATCTTTCCGTTTTCTAATTTTGCATTTATCCAGACCTGAGACTGGCATCCTGCAAGTTTATATTTTTCTGTCCGCAGAGTTTCATTAAGAGGGGGAAGCTCCTTTCCTATTTCAATAATTCTTTTATACCTGTCTTCCCACTCAATATACTGCTCAAATTCTTTTATTATTTCTTCCTGAATTCTATGTATAGTCATCTTGTTTAGCTACAATAGTTGTTAATACTGTTTATTATAAGAGCGTGTAAGTAATTCCTATTTGCAATCCTTCTTTCATTTGAGTTCTTAACGACTGTGCTTTTTCATACAGAAGAATATATGTAAAGTTTACGCTGAGCCAGGAATTTACTTTGCCGGTTACGGTGTTATCCCACAAGACATCCCAAACGTCCAGACTTTCGAAACGTGAAAAGAAACGGACCTTGCTTTTCCATTTCAGATTTGTATCGAGTTCAAGCGCAATATCGGTGACAGATTCAATGCCGGTTTCAAACTTGAATTTTTCTATTTCAGGCGTGGCGGGATCGTCCGAATACTGCGTGAATTTATTCGTTATTACCTCCTGAAACGCGATACCGAAACGGGTAACAATATTCGAAAATCTATCATATGTAAAACCGATCGTTTGTGTTATGTAACCGGGGTCGAAAAAATCGGAAATATTCGGCGTGTCGGTTTTTTTATAATCGAATCCTTTTGAAACCTGGGTTCTGATGGCATTAGAAGCAAACGGACTTACCGCCCAACCGAGATTGTAACTGGCAAGGTTTTCTACATATAGATCGTTTGTAGTTGTCCGGTATGTATCCTCTCCGATCTTGGCTCTTCCGTACTGGGCCTTTATCTGGTTTTTAAACGACCAGGGTTTGCTCTCCTTGTTAAGCAAAAAATCACCGATCAATGTCCACGCAATTGAATTTTCACCGCCTTTTACCCAGTTGCTGAAAGCAATCTGACTGATTCCAAGTCCCGTTGTTAAAGAGGGATCCCATTTCCCCTTTATGGAATCAGCCTCCTGTCCGTTAACTAAAGAAACGGCGGTTATCAGAGATAATAATATTATTTTTTTCATAAGTGTCTCCATGGTTCAAATATTTACTGCTTTAAAATAAGAATAACTTTTATGTTTATTCTTTACAGCCAGCTAAAATTTTTCCGGTATCGATTTTTTTATCCCGTATTCTCCCTTTTTTATATATTGCAATTCACGCTTTAACAAATAGTAAAAAGGGAAAGTATGAAAGTACAAAAACTAATTCTTCCTGTTCTTATCCTGGCTGTATTAGCCACGCTCTACTTCCTATATTTCAGCCCCAAGGACGATCTCGGACTTTTTTCCGATTTTGATACGAACAGCAACGCAAATCGGGATATAATTGTAAAGGTTCTTCCCGAGAGGGGATTTTTACAGGATAAAAATTCCGGCGGTACAGTCTTCTACGTTGAAGACGGAGCCGGACAGGTTGTAAAAGTTGTAGGTCCTTTAACGCTACCACCGGGAATGGATGTTACAAGCCGGGTGACTCTGAGGGGACATCTTCACGCAGATTATTTCCACGCAGCTTCAGTAACGCTGAGAAATTAGTAAAAAATTTATATGCCGGCTTTTGAATTAATATCGAATTACAAACCCGCAGGCGATCAGCCCAAAGCAATTAATGAGCTTGTAGAAGGACTTAACCGGGGGGTAAAGCACCAGACTCTGCTCGGTGTTACCGGCAGCGGTAAGACTTATACAATGTCTAATGTGATTCAGCAGCTAAACCGCCCCACGCTTATAATTTCTCACAACAAGACTCTTGCCGCACAGCTCTACTCCGAATTTAAATCCTTCTTTCCAAATAATGCTGTTGAGTTTTTTATCAGCTATTATGATTATTATCAGCCGGAAGCATATGTTGTTAAGCGGGATCTTTACATCGAGAAGGATTTTTCTGTTAACGAAGAGATTGACCGCCTGCGCCTTAAAGCAACAACATCGCTGATAGAAGGAAGACGCGATGTGATTATTGTTGCGAGTGTTTCATGCATCTATGGTATCGGAGCCCCCGACGAGTATGCCCGCCAGATCCTTTTTCTGCATAAAGGAGAATATATTGAAAGAAAAAAACTATTAAGGAATCTGATAGATATCTATTATGTCCGGAACGACGCCGATTTTTCCAGAGGAACTTTTAGGGCGAGGGGCGATGTAGTGGAAATAATTCCGGCTTATCAGTATGAGGAGGCGGTAAGGGTTGAATTCTGGGGTGATGAGATTGAGAGAATTTCAATTATCGATTCTATAACCGGTAATGTTATAAGCGAGGTAGAATCCGCCCCAATCTATCCGGCAAAATATTTCGTTACCACCAAGGAGCAGGTTAACAGAGCAATTCAATCAATTGATGAGGAGCTTCGGGATCGGTTAAAATATTTCTGGGCGCAGGAGAAATATGTGGAAGCACAGAGGCTTGAACAGCGCACTAAGTTCGATATTGAGATGATGAGGGAGATAGGGTATTGCAGCGGCATAGAAAATTATTCGCGGCATATGGATAACCGCCCGCCTGGTTCAAGACCATACTGTTTATTCGACTATTTCCCTAAAGACTTTCTGCTGATTATTGATGAATCGCATGTAACTGTTCCGCAGATAAGGGGGATGTATAACGGCGACCGTTCCCGGAAGGAGGTTCTTGTTGAATACGGATTCAGGCTTCCGAGCGCTCTCGATAATCGTCCTCTTAAATTCGAAGAGTACGATGCATTAACCAATCAGGTGATATATGTAAGCGCAACTCCTGCCGATTATGAACTCGCCAAAAGCGGCGGCGTTTTTGTTGAGCAGGTTATTCGTCCGACCGGGCTGCTTGATCCCGAAATTGAAGTAAGACCTATTAAAGGTCAGATTGACGACCTGATAGGGGAGATCAGAAAACGGGTTGAAAAAAATGAAAGAACTCTTGTAACCACACTTACTAAAAAAATGGCCGAAGATCTTTCCGATTACCTGGATAAATTGAAAATTAAAGTCCGATATATTCATAGTGATATCGACGCACTTGAAAGAGTTGAAATAATTAGGGACCTTCGGATCGGAGACTTTGACGTTCTTGTCGGCGTTAATCTTTTGCGCGAGGGACTGGATTTGCCCGAGGTTTCACTTGTCGCAATTCTGGATGCTGATAAAGAGGGTTTTCTTAGGAGTGAGAGATCGCTTATGCAGACAGCCGGCAGAACCGCCAGAAATGTAAACGGGAAAGTAATGATGTATGCCGATGTGATTACTGAATCGATGCGTAAAACAATTCAGGAAACGGATAGACGCAGAAAGTTACAGGAGGAATACAACAAAGAACACGGCATTACTCCAAAGACCATTTTTAAAAGTGTTGAAGAGATTCTTTCCTCAACATCTATTGCTGATGTTAGAAAGAAGGATTATGAAAAAGAGGAAGCTCAATTCCTTAAAGTTGCCGAACCGGTTGTGCGCTTTATGACAAAAGAACAGAAAGAGGAACTGATAGAACAGATGACGGATGAAATGCTTACCGCCGCCAGGGATCTTGAGTTTGAAAGAGCGGCTTTCCTCAGGGACGAAATTGAAAAAATGAAAAAGCTGGTTAAATAATCCCGTCGGTAATTACCGGGTTTAACCAGCTCTATCAAATCCACATATTCCAATTATAATAATGAATCCATTACCTTAATTAAATAATTTACACCCGGTCTATCGGTTGTAGATTGTCCCACATACTTAAATTTCAGAACACCGTTTTTATCAATCAGAAAAACCGCGGGAATATTCTGATCAACCTTAGACCCGCCCCATTCATTCATAAATAGGCGAAGGGATTTGGATACGGTACGCGATGAATCAATCAGTATCGGAAATGGAGTAGGAACCTCCCCCTTCTTGAATTCATACTTCTCTGTGAAATAGCTCTTTGCGAATTCAGCCCTACGTTTGCTTGCATCGCTTTCATCTTTAGGATTTTTCATATCCTCTATTAAAGCTAGCTGTTCCGGAAAAGAATCGATCCATGCGTGCGTGGTCTCTTCGCTGTACGGGAATATATAGAGTATTTGAAGATCGAATTTTCCTTTGGTCCGTTTTTCGAGTTCAAGTAATTGAGCATACTGGTAATTACAAATGGAGCACCATCTTCCTTCTGCCGCGTAGCCCCTTGGAAAAACTAGCAGAACATTTTTCCCTTTGTAATCCGAGAGGGAGACACTCTTGCCGTCAATAGATGGCATTGTAAAATCCGCCATTTGCTTTTCAAGCATCGCCGGCTGAGCATTTATATAAGTATAGGAAAAGGCAACCATGATAAACAGAAATTGAAACGAAATTAATTTAATCGATTTCATAACACTCCTTTATTTAGTTTTAATTGGCGCTCCGTCTGTCTTGGGATGAATGAAGAGAAGACCGCTTTACGCTTTTTTACTGGGCAGAATAATAGTTACAGTCGTTCCTTTACCGGATTCGCTTTCTATTTCAATTTTTCCCTTGTGCATATCTACAAATTCTTTAACGAGAATCATACCGAGACCCGAGCCGGATTCGCCCGCTGTTCCGATAGAAGTATTTTTCGTATCGAGTGAAAAAAGATCCTTTATTGTGTTTTTATCCATACCGATGCCGTTATCTTTTATAGTAATAACACTCTCTTCGCTAATATGGTTGCAGGATATTGTTATCTGTCCCCCGTGGTTTGTAAATTTAACGGCATTGAAAATCACATTTCGAAGTATTGCGTTAAGCATCTCCTCGTCGGCCAGGACAGTATCATTATCGCCACAGATATTTTCCACTAAAATGTTTTTAGCTGATATGCGGGATGAAACAAGAGCAATAATTTTATCCACAACACTTTGTAAATAGATTGTTGATGGTTCAAATTTAATCTCGCGGCGCTGGTTCTTGGCCCACATAAGAAGATTTTCCAGTAGGTCGAAATCTTTTTTAATCAGTCCGCTGACAACCTCAATAGCGTCCTTTTTCTCTGTCTCGCTCAGTTCGTCGTACTGATCCCTTAAAAGTCCAAGTGCGGAAAAAGTAGCGCCGAAAGGTTCACGCAGGTCGTGAGCTATAATTCTGAAAAATTTATCCTTTACTATATTTATTCTGTTCAGCTCCTCAGATACTTTTTTCTTTTCGAAATAACGGAAAGTCAGAATTACGGCAATTACTAGAAATAGAACTGTAATCACTACAAGATAATTTCGCTGTCGTATTTGATGATTTAGATCGTTCTGAAGAATTTCCTTTTCTCGTTCCGATTTCTCAAACTTAATAAGAGATTCAAGCTCTCCCAGCTTAATCATCTCGTCCTTGGTAACAATCGAGTCTTTTAAAGTGTTGAATTTCTCAAAATAGTATAGGGCGCTGTCTAGACGTCCGCTTTTTTTATAAAGTTCGTAGTATTTTTTATAAGTAGAAGCTATCAGCGAGGATGAGTTTAACTCGTTCGATTTTTTTAGTGCGAGCGAAAGGAATTCTTCTCCGGCTTTAAGATTATTTAATGAGAGATATATCCCGGCAAGACTGTTTAAATTATTTACTTCGCCGACAGCATTTAATATTTTCTTGTTCAAATCGAGAGATCTAAAAGAATATTCGAGGGCTTTCCGCAGTTCCCCCTTGCGGTATAAGACATCGCTTAAGCCGCTCCAGACCTCCGCGATCCCTTTCTGATAGTTAAGTTTTTCGTATAACTTTTCGAGCGCAACATAGGATTTCTCTGCCCGTGAAAAATCACCGCTCCTTTGAGAAATTCTTGCAATTGCCAGAAGTATTCTGCCGCGCATCTCTTCGAGGTTCAGGCTGACGGCAATTTTTTCGGATTTTTCGAAGAGTTCGAGCGCGCGTCCGGGATCTTCCTGTGCTGCATATAACCGACCCATATTAACATAACAGTATGCCAATCCCCTCTGATCGTTAACCGATTCGAAAATTTGGATTGCACGCTGTATATTCTCTGTAGCGGCAACCACATTATTCTTTAGTCTGAAAATCTCGCCTATGTTATTGTAGGAGTAAGCAACTTGAATTGAATTTCCCGCATTTTCAGCCGCTCTTAATGCGGCAATGTGATATTCATAAGCTATTTCTAAAGCGCCGGTATTAACATATGTTATCCCGAGATAGTTATTGGCTCTTGCCTCACCGGATCGGTCTTTCAGATCGAAGTAAATTTTCAGCGCCTCTTTCCCGAGCTGAATGGCTGCTAAAGGGTCGTTACTTCTTCGCTTCCAGGTTTCTTCAAGAAGGACTCTGGCTTTTGATGAATCGTCGAGAGAAGAAATTTTGCCGCGGATTGAATCGATCGTGTTTTGAGATTGGAGAGTGCACGAAAATATTAACAGAAGAAATAATATCTGTTTGTACATTAACTTCCTTTAATTGCCGGTCAAAGCTACAAAGAGTTATACACGATGACAAGACCCTGATTGAATATTCCAGAGAAGAAAAAGTACCAGCAGAAATTTATATTTATTCTAAAAAATAAGATCGTTAAGAAAAGAAGAGAATGCCGGATAGATCCGGCATTCCTGAAAATCCGGCCCCGGTTTATAGCCCCAGTTTTGTTTTTATATCATTTGGTATAGCATCTTTATGTATCATAATAGCAACAGTTTTTAGTCTTACATATGGTTCGCTCATGTACCAGAATCCGTCAAATTTTTTGTCTTTTGTCCCCCACGAGTTCTTTGTGTAATAATACTTTGTTCCGTTCTGATCGACCGCAATGCCGGTAAGATGCATCAGATGATCGTCCGTTGTTGTGTAATTATCGAACGATTCCTGTCTCATTTCCTGTGTAACCATCTTTTCCTTTACCGGGCCGTCCCCTTCTTCTCCTTCTTTTATATCAGCCGGATCAAGAGGTATTATGGCCGTTCCTTTCTTTCTGTCAAATTCTTTTTCGCTCACGTCGCCATCCCAGCAGACCGAATAACCGTTCGCCAGGGCATTCTCCATTACTTTCATCAGATCGTCGACAGGCAGATTGTAATAAAAGTCTTTGCTCCAATTGTCGGGAATCTCCAGGTCGAATTTGGTATAAAAGGGTTTGTGATTATAGGATGTCAGTTCAACATAATTGTCGGGATTGAATCCGAGTTTTTCTGCAAAGCTGACGGGCGTGTATACGCTCCCCTGATAAGTAAATTGTTCAGGGGGAATACCAAGGTAGATATTAAGCGTTGATTCCAGAACGTTTTTCCATAACGGTGTAATTTTTCCGCCCCGGTTCTTTTTAACACCGTCCATTATTCCTTCAAGCACGGAAGACATTTCACCGTGATTATGTTCTTCGTCGCCTGTATTCAATCCTTTATAAATTTCTTCGGGCACGAATCCGTATTCCTTTATTACATTTGTTACATCATGCGCCTGTCCGCCAACTCCGAAATTATACTGACCATGATACCGCAGATACTTTTCGGCTTTGGATGGATATGCAAAACGGACAAACCACATCGGGGAAAGGATATGTTCCCCTTTACCCATTCTAATCAATTCAGTTTCAATAAATGATGTTGTTGCAAAAGACCAGCAGGTTCCTGTTCTCGCCTGGTTTTTTACCGGAGTAGTCTCTACCTGATGCACCATCGTAAATTCATAGGTTTCCTTTTTACTCTTTTCCTGTCCTAATAGAAATAAAGGAGTAACAAACAGCAGCAGAATAGTCCATAAATTAATTTTAATACGGGTCATATTGGCTCCATTACAATTATACAATTAATCTTCCGGTTCAAATTTATATTAACAGGTTTTTAATTCATAACGAATAATTTTTTCTGGCAATTGATTTTAAATTCAGTCCGAGCTAATTTCATTTTTGTTACTAATAAAATAGTGTTGAAATGAAGAACATAGTCAAATTTTTTGGTCTGATCATCCCCCTTTTCATTTTATCCTTTGTAAATTCACCGGCCCAGGAGAAAAAATTCGGTTTGGTAATACACGGAGGCGCCGGCAGAATTCTTAAATCGAATATGAGTCCCGAAAGGGAAACGGAATACACAAACACATTAACGCGCGTGCTGGAAGCGGGCTACAAAATTCTTTCGGAGGGAGGAACATCTCTCGACGCTGTCCAGACAGTTATCCGGATGATGGAAGACTCCCCATTGTTTAATGCCGGTAAAGGAGCAGTTTTGACAGAGAAGGGTGTTGCCGAACTCGATGCTTCGGTAATGGACGGCAAAACTCTTGCCGCGGGGGCTGTAGCCGGAATTAAACATGTTAAAAGCCCCATTACGCTTGCGCGACTGGTAATGGAAAAATCGCCTCATGTAATGTTGATTGGAGACGGAGCCGAAGAGTTTGCCAAAGAGAATAATCTAGAAATGGTAGAAAACAGTTATTTCATTACAAAGGAAAGATGGGAATCATATCAGAAGACGATTAATCGCCGCGAAGAGGCAAAGAAGATTGAGAAGCACGGAACGGTCGGCGCCGTGGCTCTCGATATGGAGGGGAATATTGCGGCCGGAACTTCGACCGGAGGAATGATGATGAAAAAATTCGGACGTGTTGGCGACGCACCGATTATTGGAGCCGGGACTTATGCGGATAACAGAACATGCGGTGTCTCTGCAACAGGAAGCGGCGAGTATTTTATCCGGATCGGCGTTGCAAAAGATATCTCTTCTCTTATGCAGTATAAAGGAATGGATCTTTTGTCCGCCTCAGCAGAAGCAATAAAAAAAGTTGGTGATCTCGGAGGAGCCGGCGGGGTTATCTGCCTTGATAAAGATGGTAATGTTGCAATGCCTTTCAACACCGAGGGAATGTACCGCGGATACTACATGAGCGGTAACCCACCGGTTGTAAAAATTTATAACGACTGATTTCTGCAATCGTTGAAATGAAATAATTTAGCTGTAATTGCCCTGAGGGAAAAATGGAGTTACACAATCAAATCAATTATCTGGCAGTTCTCGTTTGCGGAATAATCGCACTGGGAATAGGCGCTTTCTGGTATAGCCATATGTTTTTAGGAAAAGTCTGGGTCGCCGCTCTCGATAAGTCCGAAGATGAGTTGAAGAAGGATTTCAAACCGCTTAAAGCATATTCCGTTTCATTTCTTGCGGAACTGGTTCTGGCTTTTGTTCTCGCAATGATTATGAGTTATGTCGGAGTTTCTACGCCCGAAGAAGGGATTAAAGTGGCGTTTATGGCTGCGATCGGATTTATTGCAACAACAATGACGGTTAATTTTTTATTCGAAGGAAGAACCTTCCAGCAATTCGTCATCGACGGCGGTTATCATTTTATTGTTCTGCTGATTAACGGATTAATATTGGGTGCGTGGCCTGCCTGATCTTTGACCGGCTTAGGCTGCTTGTGGAGTTATCTGTCCCGTATGTTTCGATGCTCCTGATTATACCTATCTTCTTTTGATTACTTTCTCGTTTAATATTTGCCGGTTTTTTTAGATTGTAACTGAACAAAATTTTTCTAATTATTATCCTGTGAATAGAAAATAAAGCAGGCAACATCCGAATGGTTGATTCAACAAATAAAATGAAATTTTTTATTCCGGGCATATTTCTGTTTTTTTTACTTATCACAGGAACGGTTAGCTCCCAGAACCAGAAACTGACCGTTGAGGGAAAAGTAACCGACGGATCAACGGGCGAAGCAATTCCTCTGGCAAATGTATTTCTTTCACAGACAACACTGGGCTCTTCTACCGATAAAAACGGATATTTTAAAATTCAGAACGTCCCCTTGTCTCTCTTTTCTCTGGTGGTTT
This Melioribacteraceae bacterium DNA region includes the following protein-coding sequences:
- a CDS encoding SufE family protein, yielding MTIHRIQEEIIKEFEQYIEWEDRYKRIIEIGKELPPLNETLRTEKYKLAGCQSQVWINAKLENGKIYFEADSDASIVKGLIALLIRVYSGHTPEEILENPPDFFRRIGIDSHLSPTRKNGLSAMMKQIQMYALAFKALNKKNQGDNINQQGG
- a CDS encoding DUF3078 domain-containing protein → MKKIILLSLITAVSLVNGQEADSIKGKWDPSLTTGLGISQIAFSNWVKGGENSIAWTLIGDFLLNKESKPWSFKNQIKAQYGRAKIGEDTYRTTTNDLYVENLASYNLGWAVSPFASNAIRTQVSKGFDYKKTDTPNISDFFDPGYITQTIGFTYDRFSNIVTRFGIAFQEVITNKFTQYSDDPATPEIEKFKFETGIESVTDIALELDTNLKWKSKVRFFSRFESLDVWDVLWDNTVTGKVNSWLSVNFTYILLYEKAQSLRTQMKEGLQIGITYTLL
- the uvrB gene encoding excinuclease ABC subunit UvrB — protein: MPAFELISNYKPAGDQPKAINELVEGLNRGVKHQTLLGVTGSGKTYTMSNVIQQLNRPTLIISHNKTLAAQLYSEFKSFFPNNAVEFFISYYDYYQPEAYVVKRDLYIEKDFSVNEEIDRLRLKATTSLIEGRRDVIIVASVSCIYGIGAPDEYARQILFLHKGEYIERKKLLRNLIDIYYVRNDADFSRGTFRARGDVVEIIPAYQYEEAVRVEFWGDEIERISIIDSITGNVISEVESAPIYPAKYFVTTKEQVNRAIQSIDEELRDRLKYFWAQEKYVEAQRLEQRTKFDIEMMREIGYCSGIENYSRHMDNRPPGSRPYCLFDYFPKDFLLIIDESHVTVPQIRGMYNGDRSRKEVLVEYGFRLPSALDNRPLKFEEYDALTNQVIYVSATPADYELAKSGGVFVEQVIRPTGLLDPEIEVRPIKGQIDDLIGEIRKRVEKNERTLVTTLTKKMAEDLSDYLDKLKIKVRYIHSDIDALERVEIIRDLRIGDFDVLVGVNLLREGLDLPEVSLVAILDADKEGFLRSERSLMQTAGRTARNVNGKVMMYADVITESMRKTIQETDRRRKLQEEYNKEHGITPKTIFKSVEEILSSTSIADVRKKDYEKEEAQFLKVAEPVVRFMTKEQKEELIEQMTDEMLTAARDLEFERAAFLRDEIEKMKKLVK
- a CDS encoding redoxin domain-containing protein — translated: MKSIKLISFQFLFIMVAFSYTYINAQPAMLEKQMADFTMPSIDGKSVSLSDYKGKNVLLVFPRGYAAEGRWCSICNYQYAQLLELEKRTKGKFDLQILYIFPYSEETTHAWIDSFPEQLALIEDMKNPKDESDASKRRAEFAKSYFTEKYEFKKGEVPTPFPILIDSSRTVSKSLRLFMNEWGGSKVDQNIPAVFLIDKNGVLKFKYVGQSTTDRPGVNYLIKVMDSLL
- a CDS encoding tetratricopeptide repeat-containing sensor histidine kinase, with protein sequence MYKQILFLLLIFSCTLQSQNTIDSIRGKISSLDDSSKARVLLEETWKRRSNDPLAAIQLGKEALKIYFDLKDRSGEARANNYLGITYVNTGALEIAYEYHIAALRAAENAGNSIQVAYSYNNIGEIFRLKNNVVAATENIQRAIQIFESVNDQRGLAYCYVNMGRLYAAQEDPGRALELFEKSEKIAVSLNLEEMRGRILLAIARISQRSGDFSRAEKSYVALEKLYEKLNYQKGIAEVWSGLSDVLYRKGELRKALEYSFRSLDLNKKILNAVGEVNNLNSLAGIYLSLNNLKAGEEFLSLALKKSNELNSSSLIASTYKKYYELYKKSGRLDSALYYFEKFNTLKDSIVTKDEMIKLGELESLIKFEKSEREKEILQNDLNHQIRQRNYLVVITVLFLVIAVILTFRYFEKKKVSEELNRINIVKDKFFRIIAHDLREPFGATFSALGLLRDQYDELSETEKKDAIEVVSGLIKKDFDLLENLLMWAKNQRREIKFEPSTIYLQSVVDKIIALVSSRISAKNILVENICGDNDTVLADEEMLNAILRNVIFNAVKFTNHGGQITISCNHISEESVITIKDNGIGMDKNTIKDLFSLDTKNTSIGTAGESGSGLGMILVKEFVDMHKGKIEIESESGKGTTVTIILPSKKA
- a CDS encoding C1 family peptidase — encoded protein: MTRIKINLWTILLLFVTPLFLLGQEKSKKETYEFTMVHQVETTPVKNQARTGTCWSFATTSFIETELIRMGKGEHILSPMWFVRFAYPSKAEKYLRYHGQYNFGVGGQAHDVTNVIKEYGFVPEEIYKGLNTGDEEHNHGEMSSVLEGIMDGVKKNRGGKITPLWKNVLESTLNIYLGIPPEQFTYQGSVYTPVSFAEKLGFNPDNYVELTSYNHKPFYTKFDLEIPDNWSKDFYYNLPVDDLMKVMENALANGYSVCWDGDVSEKEFDRKKGTAIIPLDPADIKEGEEGDGPVKEKMVTQEMRQESFDNYTTTDDHLMHLTGIAVDQNGTKYYYTKNSWGTKDKKFDGFWYMSEPYVRLKTVAIMIHKDAIPNDIKTKLGL
- a CDS encoding isoaspartyl peptidase/L-asparaginase, giving the protein MKNIVKFFGLIIPLFILSFVNSPAQEKKFGLVIHGGAGRILKSNMSPERETEYTNTLTRVLEAGYKILSEGGTSLDAVQTVIRMMEDSPLFNAGKGAVLTEKGVAELDASVMDGKTLAAGAVAGIKHVKSPITLARLVMEKSPHVMLIGDGAEEFAKENNLEMVENSYFITKERWESYQKTINRREEAKKIEKHGTVGAVALDMEGNIAAGTSTGGMMMKKFGRVGDAPIIGAGTYADNRTCGVSATGSGEYFIRIGVAKDISSLMQYKGMDLLSASAEAIKKVGDLGGAGGVICLDKDGNVAMPFNTEGMYRGYYMSGNPPVVKIYND
- a CDS encoding DUF1761 domain-containing protein, with product MELHNQINYLAVLVCGIIALGIGAFWYSHMFLGKVWVAALDKSEDELKKDFKPLKAYSVSFLAELVLAFVLAMIMSYVGVSTPEEGIKVAFMAAIGFIATTMTVNFLFEGRTFQQFVIDGGYHFIVLLINGLILGAWPA